A window of Chromohalobacter canadensis genomic DNA:
GGACATGTGACGCGCCAGGTAGAGACCCTGGCCGATCACGAACAACAGGGTCAGCCCCAGCATGCCGAACAGCTTGAAGTTGACCCAAGTGGCCTCGTCGTAGGTCTTGAAGACATACACATTGATCGCACCCAGCACAATGAAGAAGAGCGCCCAGGCGAGGTTGAGGCGGCGCCAGGTCGCGGCGGGAAGCGTGATGGCCTTGCCCATCATGCGTTCCACGAGTGTCTTGCCACCGAACAGCGGCGCGACCAGAAACGCGAAGGCGAACAGCCAATTGACCACGGTCGGCTTCCATTGGATGAATGCCGCGTTGTGAAACAGCACGGTCGCCCCGCCCATGACCACGACCAGTACCAGGGTCACCAACTGCATCTTTTCCACACGGCGGTAGCGCCACCACATGAAGGCGACCTGCAGCAGTGTGGCGGGAATCAGCACCAGGGTGGCGAGCAGAATATCGCCGCTGAAGTGATACACCGCGAAAAACAATACGATGGGCAGAAAATCCAAGAACATTTTCATCGGCGAGCATCCTGTGAGGTGCCGGCGCGGCACGGGAATTGACCCAGCGCAGCGCGAGCGAGCACTATGGCGAGCCTATTCTGACAAAGACGCCGCACCGCGTCATGCCCATGAGCCAACCCTTACCGCCCCTGCCCGATACCTTCGATGCCGATCTCGGCCTCGACCTGCACATGCATTCGACCGCCTCCGATGGCGCGCTATCGCCCCAAGCGTTGACCGACGCCTGCCACGCCAAGGGCGTCACGCGATTCTCTCTGACCGATCATGACACCGTGGCCGGTGTCGCCGAGGCCCAGCGCCATGCCGAAAGCTTGGGTATGCGTTGCCTGGCGGGGAGCGAGTTATCCACCTTGTGGCGGGGTATCGGCATTCACGTGGTGGCGTTGTTGCCCGAGGGTGCCAGTGGCGCCCTGGTGCCCGGGCTCGAGACGCAGGCGCAGGCTCGTGTAGCGAGGGCCCAGGAAATCGCCCGACGTTTGGAAAAGATCGGCCTCGAAGACGCCCTGGCGCGTGCCCGCGAGCAGGCCGGCAGCGAGCGTCCTCTAGGGCGGCCGGACTTCGCCAAGGCTCTGGTGGCCGCGGGCCTGGTCCCGGACATGCCGACGGCCTTCAAGAAGTATCTGGGCGCCGGGAAGCCCGGTGATGTGAAGACCCATTGGCCGTATCTCAGCGAAGTGGTCGAATGGATTCGCGACAGCCAGGGCATCGCGGTACTCGCGCATCCGCTGCGCTATCGCCTCACGCATCGCAAGCGCAGCCAACTGCTGGACAGCTTCCGCGAGGCTGGCGGGGAAGCCGCCGAATTGATCAGCGGGCATCAGAACGCCGACGTGGGGCGTGACCTGGCCCGTCAGCTCGAAGCGCGTGATCTCATGGGATCGCAGGGCAGCGATTTCCACTATCCGGGCGGGCCGCTGGCACCGGGCGTGATGAGTGCGCCGCCACGCTGTTCGGTGACACCGGTGTGGCGTCACCCCAGGCTTGCGAGATTCGCCGCGTAAGGTTAATGCTGGGGACGAGGCACGTCGTGCGGC
This region includes:
- a CDS encoding PHP domain-containing protein gives rise to the protein MSQPLPPLPDTFDADLGLDLHMHSTASDGALSPQALTDACHAKGVTRFSLTDHDTVAGVAEAQRHAESLGMRCLAGSELSTLWRGIGIHVVALLPEGASGALVPGLETQAQARVARAQEIARRLEKIGLEDALARAREQAGSERPLGRPDFAKALVAAGLVPDMPTAFKKYLGAGKPGDVKTHWPYLSEVVEWIRDSQGIAVLAHPLRYRLTHRKRSQLLDSFREAGGEAAELISGHQNADVGRDLARQLEARDLMGSQGSDFHYPGGPLAPGVMSAPPRCSVTPVWRHPRLARFAA
- a CDS encoding septation protein A, producing the protein MKMFLDFLPIVLFFAVYHFSGDILLATLVLIPATLLQVAFMWWRYRRVEKMQLVTLVLVVVMGGATVLFHNAAFIQWKPTVVNWLFAFAFLVAPLFGGKTLVERMMGKAITLPAATWRRLNLAWALFFIVLGAINVYVFKTYDEATWVNFKLFGMLGLTLLFVIGQGLYLARHMSRDTLHQNDHQKDDV